In Deinococcus maricopensis DSM 21211, one genomic interval encodes:
- a CDS encoding MFS transporter, translating to MTPSPSTALQRLLGAYPTSFWVMWGGTLINRAGDFVIPFLGLYLTTVRGFSVEQASVVLSALGVGGFFAQSLGGTLTDRIGRKPVMVFALLGGAATLAALAFARPYAAILALVTLYALISNTYRPASGAAVADLLSGDARARAYGLLYWAINVGAAIAPVLGGLLAGLAYGWLFALNAAAMTAYALLLIRHFREPARDPQPPGARLTLIPKDALLWAYAAATFLFALVWLQGYTTLALALARQGFNAGDYGRIIAVNGILIVVLGLPINRLIATGASSRLLALSSVLLGGGFALHALQGSVALHALAVGVWTLGELINFTIMKNVIADLAPPHLRGTYQGVSGSMWGLASFAAPLAGGFLLTHRGAPTLWFSALGMALLVAALHLLLGPHLRARHAAHTDARA from the coding sequence GTGACGCCCTCCCCCTCCACCGCCCTGCAGCGTCTCCTCGGCGCGTACCCCACCAGCTTCTGGGTGATGTGGGGCGGCACCCTCATCAACCGCGCCGGGGACTTCGTCATCCCCTTCCTCGGCCTGTACCTCACCACCGTCCGCGGCTTCAGCGTCGAGCAGGCCAGCGTCGTCCTCAGCGCCCTCGGCGTCGGCGGATTCTTCGCGCAGTCGCTCGGCGGCACCCTCACCGACCGCATCGGCCGCAAACCCGTCATGGTGTTCGCGCTGCTCGGCGGCGCCGCCACCCTCGCCGCCCTCGCGTTCGCGCGGCCCTACGCCGCCATCCTCGCGCTCGTCACGCTGTACGCCCTGATCAGCAACACCTACCGGCCCGCCAGCGGCGCCGCCGTCGCTGACCTGCTCAGCGGCGACGCCCGCGCCCGCGCGTACGGCCTGCTGTACTGGGCCATCAACGTCGGCGCCGCCATCGCCCCCGTCCTCGGCGGCCTGCTCGCCGGCCTCGCGTACGGCTGGCTGTTCGCGCTGAACGCCGCTGCCATGACCGCCTACGCCCTGCTGTTGATCCGCCACTTCCGCGAGCCCGCCCGCGACCCCCAGCCCCCCGGCGCGCGCCTCACCCTGATTCCCAAAGACGCCCTGCTGTGGGCGTACGCCGCCGCGACCTTCCTGTTCGCGCTCGTGTGGCTGCAGGGGTACACCACTCTCGCCCTCGCGCTCGCCCGGCAGGGCTTCAACGCCGGCGACTACGGCCGCATCATCGCCGTCAACGGCATCCTGATCGTCGTGCTCGGCCTGCCCATCAACCGCCTGATCGCCACGGGCGCCAGCAGCCGCCTCCTCGCGCTCAGCAGCGTCCTGCTCGGCGGCGGCTTCGCCCTCCACGCCCTGCAGGGCAGCGTGGCCCTGCACGCCCTCGCGGTCGGCGTGTGGACGCTCGGCGAACTGATCAACTTCACCATCATGAAAAACGTCATCGCGGACCTCGCGCCGCCGCACCTGCGCGGCACGTACCAGGGCGTCAGCGGCAGCATGTGGGGCCTCGCGTCATTCGCCGCGCCCCTCGCCGGCGGGTTCCTGCTCACGCACCGCGGCGCCCCCACCCTGTGGTTCAGCGCCCTCGGCATGGCGCTCCTCGTGGCCGCCCTGCACCTTCTGCTCGGTCCGCACCTGCGTGCCCGGCATGCCGCCCACACTGACGCGCGCGCCTGA
- a CDS encoding MerR family DNA-binding transcriptional regulator: MTLREQFHTLPKLLKVAEVAEFTGTHERTVRRWIRDGRLTALESPSGIRVPRRALWRFLGLDLALTA, from the coding sequence GTGACCCTGCGCGAACAGTTCCACACGCTCCCGAAACTCCTCAAGGTCGCTGAAGTCGCCGAGTTTACCGGCACGCACGAACGCACCGTCCGCCGCTGGATTCGAGACGGACGCCTCACGGCCCTCGAGAGCCCCAGTGGAATCCGCGTGCCCCGCCGCGCCCTGTGGCGCTTCCTGGGGCTGGATCTCGCGCTGACCGCCTGA
- a CDS encoding DUF402 domain-containing protein, translated as MHPVRVETLDLAALTHTLEGGAWAQPSTFPLAWAQRTPYGLHVGRAFLQHPTITFMERHVLLEFGLLVSRFSGLPGIPHSQYYVDVASVVPGERAWVTRDLYLDLIVRAEGTPVLHDTDEYLQAVEAGHLSRAEAAGALTAFHRAVNGVMRFGELERWLAAEGVQLTWRGAPATA; from the coding sequence ATGCATCCTGTTCGCGTGGAGACCCTGGACCTCGCGGCGCTGACGCACACGCTGGAAGGCGGCGCCTGGGCGCAGCCGAGCACGTTCCCGCTCGCGTGGGCGCAGCGCACGCCGTACGGCCTGCACGTGGGCCGCGCGTTCCTGCAGCACCCGACCATCACGTTCATGGAGCGGCACGTCCTGCTGGAGTTCGGGCTGCTCGTGAGCCGTTTCAGCGGACTCCCAGGCATTCCGCACTCGCAGTATTACGTGGACGTGGCGAGCGTCGTGCCTGGGGAGCGCGCGTGGGTCACCCGGGACCTGTACCTGGACTTGATCGTCCGCGCGGAGGGCACGCCGGTGCTGCACGACACGGACGAGTACCTGCAGGCCGTGGAGGCGGGGCACCTGTCGCGGGCGGAGGCGGCGGGAGCGCTCACGGCGTTTCACCGCGCGGTGAACGGCGTGATGCGGTTCGGGGAGCTGGAGCGCTGGCTGGCGGCGGAAGGCGTACAGCTCACGTGGCGTGGCGCGCCCGCGACGGCCTGA
- a CDS encoding DUF554 domain-containing protein has protein sequence MILAQLSGTFINIAAVLVGTAVGLALGGRLPERTQRTLLQTLSLVTLFIGLGMAGDLNKVSAGSVPGVIVALLALALGAVIGEALQLEDHLSTLGDALKRRFRGGGRFTEGFVAASLLFCIGPMTIIGGLQNGLTGDNSTYVLKSTLDGIAALALAGVYGVGVGFSTLTILVLQGGISLAAGALSSSLPDPATNPYVLALTGAGGLMIVGISWNLMLAGLNLEDRRVRVGSLLPALVIAPLLLWVFGLLAR, from the coding sequence GTGATTCTCGCTCAACTTTCCGGGACGTTCATCAATATCGCGGCGGTGCTGGTGGGCACGGCGGTCGGCCTCGCGCTCGGCGGGCGCCTGCCGGAGCGCACGCAGCGGACGCTGCTGCAGACCCTGAGTCTGGTGACGCTGTTCATCGGGCTGGGCATGGCCGGTGACCTGAACAAAGTCAGCGCGGGCAGCGTGCCGGGCGTGATCGTGGCGCTGCTCGCGCTGGCGCTCGGCGCGGTGATCGGCGAGGCGCTGCAGCTGGAAGATCACCTTTCGACGCTCGGGGACGCCCTCAAGCGCCGCTTCCGGGGCGGGGGGCGGTTCACGGAGGGGTTCGTGGCGGCCAGCCTGCTGTTCTGCATCGGGCCGATGACCATCATCGGCGGGTTGCAGAACGGCCTGACCGGCGACAACAGCACGTACGTCCTGAAGAGCACGCTGGACGGCATCGCGGCACTGGCGCTGGCGGGGGTGTACGGCGTGGGGGTGGGGTTCAGCACGCTGACGATTCTGGTGCTGCAGGGCGGCATCAGCCTCGCGGCGGGCGCGCTGAGCTCGTCGCTGCCGGACCCCGCCACGAACCCGTACGTGCTGGCCCTGACGGGCGCGGGCGGTCTGATGATCGTGGGCATCTCGTGGAACCTGATGCTGGCGGGCCTGAACCTGGAGGACCGGCGCGTGCGCGTGGGGAGCCTGCTGCCGGCGCTGGTGATCGCGCCGCTGCTGCTGTGGGTGTTCGGGCTGCTGGCCCGCTGA
- a CDS encoding potassium/proton antiporter, with product MNSATLILVSGALLFLSLLASKVGGRLGLPGLLLFLIIGMLAGSDGFGGIHFDNYALTQFVGVVALAFILFTGGLETDWRTAKPVLWSSISLATLGVLITTALVGLAAHALIGLPLLPALLLGAIVAPTDASAVFSVLKERALGLKGRIRPLLEFESGINDPTAVVLVIGLTELIQHPGTPPLSLLTEFLQEMVLGGVIGYVAGRVAVPIINRINLPLDGLYSVLTVALVAIIYGATAAVHGSGFLAVYIAGVVLGNARFIHKRSLRHFHEGLTYLLEVGMFLLLGLLVFPSQLPGIAVPALLLALVLVFAARPLAVYVSLLGVRMPIAHKTMVAWVGLRGAVPVVLATFPLLAGVPGAQDLFNVAFFLVLVSILVQGTSLPFVARWLRVNVPLEDTVNMPLEYTPTGAGRNDFLEITVPADSYVVGQRIVDLGLPPEALIVMLRRNDEYMIPRGSTTLLAGDVLQVLAGRPHADPVRALVAKRQG from the coding sequence TTGAACTCCGCCACCCTCATCCTCGTCAGCGGCGCCCTGCTGTTCCTCAGCCTCCTCGCCAGCAAAGTCGGCGGCCGCCTCGGCCTGCCCGGCCTGCTGCTGTTCCTGATCATCGGCATGCTCGCCGGCAGCGACGGCTTCGGCGGCATCCACTTCGACAACTACGCCCTCACGCAGTTCGTCGGCGTCGTCGCCCTCGCGTTCATCCTGTTCACCGGCGGCCTCGAAACCGACTGGCGCACCGCGAAGCCCGTCCTGTGGTCCAGCATCTCGCTCGCCACCCTCGGCGTCCTCATCACCACCGCCCTCGTCGGCCTCGCCGCGCACGCCCTGATCGGCCTGCCGCTCCTGCCCGCGCTGCTGCTCGGCGCGATTGTCGCCCCCACCGACGCCAGCGCCGTGTTCTCCGTCCTGAAGGAACGCGCGCTCGGCCTCAAAGGCCGTATCCGCCCCCTGCTCGAATTCGAGTCCGGAATCAACGACCCCACCGCCGTCGTGCTCGTCATCGGCCTGACCGAACTGATCCAGCACCCCGGCACGCCCCCGCTGTCCCTGCTCACCGAGTTCCTGCAGGAAATGGTGCTCGGCGGCGTCATCGGGTACGTGGCCGGGCGCGTGGCCGTGCCGATCATCAACCGCATCAACCTCCCCCTCGACGGCCTGTACTCCGTGCTCACCGTCGCGCTCGTCGCCATCATCTACGGCGCGACCGCCGCCGTGCACGGCAGCGGCTTCCTCGCCGTGTACATCGCCGGCGTGGTCCTCGGCAACGCCCGCTTCATTCACAAGCGCTCCCTGCGGCACTTCCACGAGGGCCTCACGTACCTGCTGGAAGTCGGCATGTTCCTGCTGCTCGGCCTGCTGGTGTTCCCCTCGCAACTCCCGGGCATCGCCGTCCCCGCCCTGCTGCTCGCGCTGGTGCTGGTGTTCGCCGCGCGGCCCCTCGCGGTGTACGTCAGCCTGCTCGGCGTGCGCATGCCGATCGCGCACAAGACCATGGTCGCGTGGGTGGGCCTGCGCGGCGCCGTGCCCGTCGTGCTCGCCACCTTCCCGCTGCTCGCGGGCGTACCGGGCGCGCAGGACCTCTTCAACGTCGCGTTCTTTCTGGTACTCGTGTCGATTCTCGTGCAGGGCACGTCCCTGCCGTTCGTGGCGCGCTGGCTGCGCGTCAACGTACCCCTGGAGGACACGGTCAACATGCCGCTGGAGTACACGCCCACCGGCGCGGGCCGCAACGACTTCCTGGAAATTACCGTGCCGGCCGATTCGTACGTCGTCGGGCAGCGCATCGTGGACCTCGGCCTGCCGCCCGAGGCCCTGATCGTGATGCTGCGCCGCAACGACGAGTACATGATCCCGCGCGGCAGCACCACCCTGCTGGCCGGGGACGTCCTGCAGGTCCTCGCGGGCCGGCCGCACGCGGACCCCGTGCGTGCCCTCGTCGCCAAACGCCAGGGCTGA
- a CDS encoding aminopeptidase, whose protein sequence is MTSTTAREQYEAFKARGLRLNMQRGQPSDADFDLSNGLLTALGEHDYLTDSGSDIRNYPGGVHGLPEARALFADYLDVKAENVIVWNNASLELQAFVLTTALLHGLRGSTGPWVTQKPQMIVTTPGYDRHFLLLETLGFELLTVDMQPDGPDLDAVERLAAGSDRVKGILFVPTYSNPGGETISAEKAARLAGLSAAAPDFTIFADDAYRAHHLSDDRDAPVNFIQLARDAGHPDRALVFASTSKVTFAGAGLGFMASSEDHIQYLSTYLNAMSIGPNKAEQWRHVRFLRAYPGGLDGLMRDHARLIAPKFQAVYDVLSEDLGTDGRYATWTAPRGGYFISLDTALPVADRVVKLAQEAGVSLTPAGATYPAGRDPHNRNIRLAPTRPEVEDVRTAMRVVAACIRLASEEYAAQP, encoded by the coding sequence ATGACGAGCACCACCGCACGCGAACAGTACGAGGCGTTCAAGGCGCGCGGCCTGCGCCTGAACATGCAGCGCGGCCAGCCCAGCGACGCCGACTTCGACCTCAGCAACGGCCTGCTCACCGCGCTTGGCGAGCACGACTACCTGACGGACAGCGGCAGCGACATCCGCAATTACCCGGGCGGCGTGCACGGCCTACCCGAAGCGCGCGCGCTGTTCGCCGACTACCTCGACGTGAAAGCCGAAAACGTCATCGTCTGGAACAACGCCAGCCTGGAACTGCAGGCGTTCGTGCTCACCACCGCCCTGCTGCACGGCCTGCGCGGCAGCACCGGCCCGTGGGTCACGCAGAAGCCGCAGATGATCGTCACGACGCCGGGGTACGACCGGCACTTCCTGCTCCTCGAAACGCTCGGCTTCGAACTGCTGACCGTCGACATGCAACCCGACGGCCCCGACCTGGACGCCGTCGAGCGCCTCGCCGCCGGCAGTGACCGCGTGAAGGGCATCCTGTTCGTGCCGACGTACAGCAACCCCGGCGGGGAAACCATCAGCGCCGAGAAGGCCGCCCGCCTCGCGGGGCTGAGCGCCGCCGCGCCGGACTTCACGATCTTCGCGGACGACGCGTACCGCGCGCACCACCTCTCCGACGACCGCGACGCGCCCGTGAACTTCATTCAACTGGCGCGCGACGCCGGCCACCCGGACCGCGCCCTCGTGTTTGCCAGCACCAGCAAGGTGACCTTCGCCGGGGCGGGTCTCGGGTTCATGGCGAGCAGCGAGGACCACATCCAGTACCTCAGCACGTACCTGAACGCCATGAGCATCGGCCCGAACAAAGCCGAGCAGTGGCGGCACGTGCGCTTCCTGCGCGCGTACCCAGGCGGCCTGGACGGCCTGATGCGCGACCACGCGCGCCTGATCGCCCCGAAATTCCAGGCGGTGTACGACGTCCTCAGCGAGGACCTCGGCACGGACGGCCGCTACGCCACGTGGACGGCGCCCAGAGGCGGGTACTTCATCAGCCTGGATACGGCGCTGCCCGTCGCGGACCGCGTCGTGAAGCTCGCGCAGGAGGCCGGCGTGAGCCTCACCCCGGCCGGCGCGACGTACCCGGCCGGGCGCGACCCGCACAACCGGAACATCCGCCTCGCGCCCACCCGCCCGGAAGTGGAGGACGTCCGCACCGCGATGCGCGTGGTGGCGGCCTGCATCCGCCTCGCCAGCGAGGAGTACGCCGCGCAGCCGTAA
- the gatC gene encoding Asp-tRNA(Asn)/Glu-tRNA(Gln) amidotransferase subunit GatC, with the protein MIDAAEMEHLKTLARLHLSDDETEAMRGDLNRILGYFEQLQALDTTGVEEMQRPVDLVNILRADEPGETFSQAVALSLAHDTHDGFILVPRTVEQ; encoded by the coding sequence ATGATTGACGCCGCTGAAATGGAGCACCTCAAGACGCTGGCGCGCCTTCACCTCAGCGACGACGAGACCGAGGCGATGCGCGGCGACCTCAACCGCATCCTCGGGTACTTCGAGCAGCTTCAGGCGCTCGACACGACTGGCGTCGAGGAGATGCAGCGTCCCGTGGACCTCGTGAACATCCTGCGCGCCGACGAGCCCGGCGAGACGTTCTCGCAGGCGGTCGCGCTCAGTCTCGCGCACGACACGCACGACGGCTTCATCCTCGTGCCCCGCACCGTCGAACAGTAA
- the serS gene encoding serine--tRNA ligase, translating into MLDLKFIRDNADTVRHAIQVKGVPLDLDELLRVDRELVELRARLETLQAERNANAKLVPKAGADERAALIARGKDLAEEIRAQEPALRAHEDALKQLLLRVPNIPHPSVPVGRDDSENVELRREGTLPTFSFTPLDHVQLLEKHGWADLERVARVSGSRSYLLKGDAVRLEQAIINYALDTLADAGFTLVSTTALVRPDTLVGTGHFPGGEDQVYKIEGADLMLAGTAEVPVNSLHAGEVLAEADLPVTYAAISAAFRSEAGSAGRDVRGLMRVHEFKKVEQYVITRADEAEGLAMFERLLGNAETILRGLELPYRVLQNCTGDMGAGKVLMYDLECWVPSEEKYRETHSCSYLGDWQARRTGIRYRDEAGRMQFPHTLNNTGIASPRILVPFLEVHQQADGTVRVPAALRPYLGGREVLGA; encoded by the coding sequence ATGCTGGATCTGAAATTCATCCGTGACAACGCCGACACCGTCCGGCACGCCATCCAGGTCAAGGGCGTGCCGCTCGACCTGGACGAGCTCCTGCGCGTGGACCGCGAACTCGTGGAACTGCGCGCGCGCCTGGAAACCCTCCAGGCGGAACGCAACGCCAACGCGAAACTCGTGCCGAAAGCGGGCGCCGACGAACGCGCGGCGCTTATCGCGCGCGGCAAGGACCTCGCCGAGGAGATCCGCGCGCAGGAGCCCGCGCTGCGCGCCCATGAAGACGCCCTCAAGCAGCTGCTGCTGCGCGTCCCGAACATCCCGCACCCGTCCGTGCCGGTCGGCCGGGACGACAGCGAGAACGTCGAGCTGCGCCGCGAAGGCACCCTGCCGACATTCAGCTTCACGCCGCTCGACCACGTGCAGCTCCTCGAGAAACACGGCTGGGCGGACCTGGAACGCGTGGCGCGCGTGTCCGGCAGCCGCAGCTACCTCCTGAAGGGCGACGCCGTGCGCCTGGAGCAGGCGATCATCAACTACGCCCTCGACACGCTCGCCGACGCGGGCTTCACGCTCGTGAGCACCACCGCGCTCGTCCGCCCGGACACGCTCGTCGGCACTGGGCATTTCCCCGGCGGCGAGGACCAGGTGTACAAGATCGAGGGCGCAGACCTGATGCTCGCCGGCACCGCCGAAGTGCCCGTGAACAGCCTCCACGCCGGTGAGGTCCTCGCGGAAGCGGACCTGCCCGTCACGTACGCGGCGATCTCGGCAGCGTTCCGCAGCGAAGCGGGCAGCGCCGGTCGGGATGTGCGCGGCCTGATGCGCGTGCACGAGTTCAAGAAGGTCGAGCAGTACGTCATCACCCGCGCTGACGAAGCCGAAGGCCTCGCGATGTTCGAGCGGCTCCTCGGGAACGCCGAGACGATCCTGCGCGGCCTGGAACTCCCGTACCGCGTGCTGCAGAACTGCACGGGCGACATGGGCGCCGGGAAGGTCCTGATGTACGACCTGGAATGCTGGGTGCCCAGCGAAGAGAAGTACCGCGAGACGCACTCCTGCTCGTACCTCGGCGACTGGCAGGCGCGCCGCACCGGCATCCGCTACCGCGACGAGGCGGGCCGCATGCAGTTCCCGCACACGCTGAACAACACCGGCATCGCGTCGCCGCGCATTCTCGTGCCGTTCCTGGAAGTCCACCAGCAGGCGGACGGCACCGTCCGTGTTCCAGCCGCACTGCGCCCGTACCTGGGTGGCCGCGAGGTCCTCGGCGCGTAA
- a CDS encoding DMT family transporter, producing MGAAGFGLASALTYGVGDFLGGLASRHDSPTRVVALTHPVAILAFTLLAALTGEALPPARDLAWGLAAGLVGLVAVLAFYRALALGPMGTVSVTAGALSALVPVVVGVASGEVLTPLAAGGALLILAGTGLLSATPGTGGRGGVLLGVLAGLGFGLFFVMLAQAKGGVYWPLAAARLASSAVIVPLVTLREGLRPQRPALVLAALPGDALGNFFYLLSAQAGKLSIAGLLTSLYPAFTTLLAVVVLREHLRPTQWAGVALAFAGALLVTR from the coding sequence ATGGGCGCGGCAGGGTTCGGGCTGGCTTCGGCACTTACGTACGGCGTGGGCGACTTCCTCGGCGGTCTCGCGAGCCGCCACGACTCCCCCACGCGCGTGGTGGCCCTCACGCATCCTGTCGCGATTCTCGCGTTCACGTTGCTCGCCGCCCTCACCGGCGAGGCGCTCCCGCCCGCCCGGGACCTCGCGTGGGGCCTCGCGGCGGGCCTCGTGGGGCTCGTTGCGGTGCTTGCGTTCTACCGCGCGCTCGCGCTCGGCCCGATGGGCACCGTGAGCGTCACCGCCGGCGCGCTCAGCGCCCTCGTGCCCGTCGTCGTCGGCGTGGCGAGCGGCGAGGTCCTCACGCCGCTCGCCGCGGGCGGTGCCCTCCTGATCCTCGCGGGGACTGGCCTGCTGAGCGCCACGCCCGGCACCGGCGGTCGCGGCGGCGTACTGCTCGGCGTCCTCGCCGGTCTCGGCTTCGGGCTGTTCTTCGTCATGCTCGCCCAGGCGAAAGGGGGCGTGTACTGGCCGCTCGCCGCCGCGCGCCTCGCCAGCAGCGCCGTCATCGTGCCGCTCGTGACCCTGCGCGAAGGCCTGCGCCCGCAGCGGCCCGCACTCGTCCTCGCCGCGCTGCCCGGCGACGCCCTCGGGAACTTCTTCTACCTGCTGTCCGCGCAGGCCGGGAAGCTCAGCATCGCGGGTCTGCTGACGAGCCTGTACCCCGCCTTCACGACCCTGCTCGCCGTTGTGGTGCTGCGCGAGCACCTGCGCCCCACGCAGTGGGCGGGCGTCGCGCTCGCGTTCGCCGGGGCGCTGCTCGTCACCCGCTAG
- a CDS encoding IS5 family transposase: protein MHRHDLTDAQWAAFQPHLPSPQGFGGRPRINHRNFVNAVLWLLRTGAPWRDLPPYYGHWSSISTRFYRWSRAGIWQQLLSCLQQIADEQHQIDWDTQFIDSTVIRTHHHAAGARGGQQHEALGRSRGGFSTKIHLKCEGGGKPLAVLLTGGERHEMVGFVPLLERGRVKRTGQGRPRSRPRQLVGDRGYSNGVARKELRRRGIRAVIPPKRDHRRPANDDQSVYRERNQVERAIVKLKRFRRLATRYDKRQVHDLVMITLAMALSWV, encoded by the coding sequence CTGCATCGTCACGACCTCACCGACGCCCAATGGGCGGCGTTCCAACCCCATCTTCCCTCACCGCAGGGGTTCGGTGGCCGACCCCGTATCAATCACCGAAACTTTGTCAACGCGGTCCTCTGGTTGTTGCGTACCGGTGCGCCCTGGCGTGACCTCCCACCCTACTACGGCCACTGGAGTTCCATCTCGACCCGGTTCTATCGCTGGAGTCGAGCGGGCATCTGGCAACAGCTGTTGAGCTGCCTTCAGCAAATTGCAGATGAACAGCACCAGATTGACTGGGACACGCAATTCATCGACAGCACCGTGATCCGTACGCACCATCACGCGGCGGGCGCACGGGGTGGCCAGCAGCATGAAGCCCTGGGACGTTCACGCGGTGGGTTCAGCACCAAAATTCACCTGAAATGCGAAGGCGGTGGGAAGCCCTTGGCCGTCCTGCTCACGGGCGGGGAACGCCATGAGATGGTGGGTTTTGTCCCGCTGTTGGAACGTGGGCGCGTTAAACGCACTGGGCAAGGACGACCCAGATCACGACCGCGTCAATTGGTAGGGGATCGCGGATACAGCAACGGGGTCGCGCGTAAGGAACTGCGGCGACGGGGCATCCGAGCGGTGATTCCCCCGAAACGAGATCACCGGCGCCCGGCGAACGATGACCAGAGCGTGTATCGCGAACGCAACCAGGTGGAACGCGCCATCGTGAAACTCAAACGATTCCGACGTCTGGCCACTCGGTATGACAAACGGCAGGTGCACGATCTGGTCATGATCACCTTAGCCATGGCCTTGTCGTGGGTGTGA
- a CDS encoding MBL fold metallo-hydrolase: MRVLNFSSNVFLLDSPDGRLIVDAGLFTHAPAFARVLRQYQPDALLITHHHIDHRGGAHLAARAGIPIFMHALDVPYVTGERFRLPYPAGMPQVGAALARAHPRVPERAIRTVLPGDDLLGHTVLHLPGHTHGQVGVLVRGGEVALVADALISRAGQARLPRTAYNDDPGAALHTLRDITQLGARTVWSGHGPALPMQAVRDRLVRDL, from the coding sequence GTGCGCGTTCTGAATTTCAGCAGCAACGTGTTCCTGCTCGACAGCCCCGACGGGCGCCTCATCGTGGACGCGGGCCTGTTCACGCACGCCCCGGCATTCGCGCGCGTGCTGCGGCAGTACCAGCCGGACGCGCTGCTCATCACGCATCACCACATTGACCACCGAGGGGGCGCGCATCTGGCCGCGCGTGCAGGCATCCCGATCTTCATGCACGCCCTGGACGTGCCGTACGTGACCGGCGAGCGCTTCCGCTTGCCGTACCCGGCGGGCATGCCCCAGGTGGGCGCGGCCCTGGCGCGGGCGCACCCGCGCGTGCCGGAGCGCGCGATCCGCACGGTCCTGCCGGGCGACGACCTGCTGGGGCACACGGTCCTGCACCTGCCGGGGCACACGCACGGGCAGGTGGGCGTGCTGGTGCGCGGGGGCGAGGTGGCGCTCGTGGCGGACGCGCTGATCAGCCGTGCGGGACAGGCCCGGCTGCCCCGCACGGCATACAACGACGATCCCGGCGCGGCGCTGCATACGCTGCGGGACATCACGCAGCTGGGCGCGCGGACGGTCTGGAGCGGGCACGGGCCGGCGCTGCCGATGCAGGCCGTCCGGGACCGACTGGTGCGGGACCTGTAA
- a CDS encoding ATP-binding cassette domain-containing protein — MEPLVQLESVGVRVEGAWALQDVTFGLTPGSAWLLTGGNGAGKSTLLRVLRGEVAPTAGSRAYVLDGARRSSAVRALARIALVSPREEAFYLTRSWAQSVRDSLLAAWDGGTQRLWVPTPEAQARLADVAEWTFLTALLDRDVQALSHGQRRRVTLARALMREPVALLLDEFTDGLDAAARARLGEVVEGVAASGVAVVLATHRPSDAPRLAWSRLHLEGGRVARPSASPEAAPAVAAVSDALTGEVLVRLENAGVYRGDQLAVGPLSFTWRTGEHWLVTGGNGAGKSTLVRTLAGEVFPAVGGVVARPFLRRDTRAERARRIGWVSAEAQVDLARDWTGWAVVASGFTGERGTGPDLTPEQAARVADVTARLGVSDLLDRHADTLSQGQLKRLLLARATVHAPALLLLDEPFDFLDADARARLSALLAHLVAGGTHVLVVAHHASDAPGFLNRHLHLQ; from the coding sequence GTGGAGCCGCTGGTGCAGTTGGAGAGCGTGGGTGTGCGCGTGGAGGGCGCGTGGGCCCTGCAGGACGTGACGTTCGGTCTGACGCCGGGGAGTGCGTGGTTGCTGACGGGCGGGAACGGCGCGGGCAAGAGCACGTTGCTGCGTGTACTGCGCGGCGAGGTCGCACCGACGGCGGGGTCGCGGGCGTACGTGCTGGACGGGGCGCGGCGGTCGTCGGCGGTGCGGGCGCTCGCGCGGATCGCGCTGGTGAGTCCGCGTGAGGAGGCGTTCTACCTGACGCGGTCGTGGGCGCAGTCCGTGCGGGATTCGCTGCTGGCGGCGTGGGATGGGGGGACGCAGCGGTTGTGGGTGCCGACGCCGGAGGCGCAGGCGCGGCTGGCGGACGTGGCGGAGTGGACGTTCCTGACGGCGTTGCTGGACCGGGACGTGCAGGCGTTGTCGCATGGGCAGCGGCGCCGGGTGACGCTGGCGCGGGCGCTGATGCGCGAGCCGGTGGCGCTGCTGCTGGATGAGTTCACGGACGGGCTGGACGCGGCCGCGCGGGCGCGGCTGGGTGAGGTGGTGGAGGGCGTGGCCGCGTCGGGTGTGGCGGTGGTGCTGGCCACGCACCGTCCGTCGGACGCGCCGCGTCTGGCGTGGTCACGGCTGCACCTGGAGGGGGGGCGGGTGGCGCGGCCGAGTGCCTCGCCGGAGGCCGCGCCGGCCGTGGCGGCCGTGTCGGACGCGCTGACCGGGGAGGTGCTGGTGCGGCTGGAGAACGCCGGTGTGTACCGGGGGGACCAGCTGGCGGTGGGGCCGTTGTCGTTCACGTGGCGGACCGGGGAGCACTGGCTGGTGACGGGCGGGAACGGCGCGGGCAAGAGCACGCTGGTGCGGACGCTGGCGGGCGAGGTGTTCCCGGCGGTGGGCGGGGTGGTGGCGCGGCCGTTCCTGCGCCGGGATACGCGGGCGGAGCGGGCGCGGCGGATCGGGTGGGTGTCGGCGGAAGCGCAGGTGGACCTTGCGCGGGACTGGACGGGCTGGGCGGTGGTCGCGTCGGGCTTCACAGGCGAGCGCGGGACCGGGCCGGACCTGACGCCCGAGCAGGCGGCGCGCGTGGCGGACGTGACCGCGCGCCTCGGGGTGTCGGACCTGCTGGACCGTCATGCCGATACGCTGTCGCAGGGGCAGCTCAAGCGGTTGTTGCTGGCGCGCGCGACCGTGCATGCGCCGGCGTTGTTGCTGCTGGACGAGCCGTTCGATTTCCTGGATGCGGATGCGCGCGCGCGTCTGAGTGCGCTGCTGGCGCATCTGGTGGCGGGCGGCACGCACGTGCTGGTGGTGGCGCATCACGCGAGTGACGCGCCGGGGTTTCTGAACCGGCACCTGCATCTGCAGTGA